One part of the Streptococcus sp. oral taxon 431 genome encodes these proteins:
- a CDS encoding phosphocarrier protein HPr — MASKDFHVVAETGIHARPATLLVQTASKFASDITLEYKGKSVNLKSIMGVMSLGVGQGADVTITAEGADADDAIAAISETMEKEGLA; from the coding sequence ATGGCTTCTAAAGATTTCCACGTAGTGGCAGAAACAGGTATTCACGCACGTCCAGCAACATTGTTGGTACAAACTGCTAGCAAATTTGCTTCAGATATCACTCTTGAGTACAAAGGTAAATCAGTTAACCTTAAATCTATCATGGGTGTAATGAGCCTTGGTGTTGGTCAAGGTGCTGACGTTACAATCACTGCTGAAGGTGCAGACGCTGATGACGCTATCGCTGCAATCTCAGAAACAATGGAAAAAGAAGGATTGGCATAA